Genomic DNA from Coffea arabica cultivar ET-39 chromosome 7e, Coffea Arabica ET-39 HiFi, whole genome shotgun sequence:
TCTAAATAAGACACGCAAAAATATCAGAATAAAGCTCTTGCACTTCTTCTACAACAGCCAAAGTATTAGTTCCTTTTCAATTAAAAGCTGTAAAAGAAATGATATCTATCTATCTACTGATATTTATGCCTAACATAAAGGAAATCCAACTGATTTAGTATATAAAGCGAAACAAATAGGATAACTACAAGAAACTTATAATTTTAAGATAATCGGGCCACTTTCGTGTCACGATGCCATAACACTAGCATCTAAAACTCCAGAAAGAAAAGACAGATATAACAGTTTAAATCTTATACACAATACAACTATCATGCAACCCTACAACAAAACATTTGAAAACAAAGCAATGAAAAGGAATGGAAATAATCAACTTCCTCTCCAACATCAATAGTGAATAATCAACCGTACAATGGACAATTCAAAAGAGGACACTCAGAATCTATAATTATCATCTGAAAGTAACCAACAGATCCGAATTTCAATATTACATGTTATCTTGCGCCAATTTAAGCTTTGAATCTTTTCCATCCCATTGGCTTTCATGAAGATCAATTTGTAAATTTCAAGGCCTAACATTCCTAACATATATCTCGTGATAGAAGTCTCAGTCAACCTCAAAGGgaagggaaaagcaaaaaagcACTGGGTAATTTCACGTGATTCAGGTATGCAACCAGATTAGATATGTGCCACCTCCCACCCACCTTTGGGGGCAcccaagaaaaaggaaaaaaattattaaaatcacGATCCTCATCCTGACCTGTGCTTTTGCTCCACATTGTTATCAAGTATAGTGTAATCATGTTAAAACAGAATGCAAAGGTGTGAAACAAGAACTCAGGAAGCAAGAAAGCTAATGGTGTGGTACAATACCATTAAGGACAGAGCGCCAAAGTTCTGACTGATCAGATTGCGACATATTCATCACATTTTTGCAGTTACCATTGACTATGTACGCTGCCTGCAGAAGATTCAGGAACCCTCTAGATTTAGGTTGGCACAAAATGCTTGAAACTTAAAGAGTtgttatgaaaataaaaaatcatttgGAAAGCAATAAGAAATTAAGAAGTATACTAACCAGACTAACTTAGGTTCCAGAATACATTTTTTATCCAATGCAGATATCTTCCCTTTTTTCTGACATTCTTGTGTGTTTTGGAGGATATCTCCAAGATCATTCCAGAAGTGCCAGACAATCATTAATTAAATATTAGAGGGAATCTAATTGAAATTATTTTGTTCTACTATTACTTGGATGTAAGGcacaaatataattttttgCTGTCATGCCCATTCATTTCCTATTTTTATGGATAGAGGACCACATTTTCCATTCTATTcatcaaatttccaatttttctacTACATTAAATGCGACAATGTTATGAAAGTTGAAATCATGTTCAATCCACCAGAATTACTAAAGTACATTTAATGAAACTCAACAAAGAAGGTATGTAACTGCAAATATAGCCATGGAAGGAAATGTGGTTCAACCTATATGAAGAGGAAAATTGTGTGGCTCCACAATAACAAAACAAAGACAATAAACAATCCATgataaaatgaaagaaaaaaggatGAATAATATGtaaaccaactgaaagctagAATGACAAATTTTCTATTAAATTCTCTAGGAAAAATATGAACATCATAGAAACAGCTAAAGAGATACTATACCTAACCTCTTTCAATGAATTAAtaaagctccattttacactatctTCACCTTCACATGGAGTTAGAATATTTCCTGGATATCCTCTAAAATGTACCTGCAACAGCATAAGGAAAATTATTGCAAAACCAAATTCTACAGAATAAGTAAGTAGCTTAAATCTTTCTGCAATTGCAACATGCCAAGCTGACCCCAGGTTGTTATATGACAACCCAACAAAATTACTTACCCATTTGGTTCACATTAGGCAATGGCAACAACTATGACCCCTCAATAATAATGGATTTACGTGGGATTCCTTTTGCTGAAAACTGATGTTTGGGAGTATTTGTATCGGTATAGGAATCAGCATATttaaggtttttcttttttttgggttttttttttgttgttttgttgggggggggggggggggtgttatCGCCTCAATGGCTCTGTTCTCTGTTGAAACCTTCTGTTATAGTCCCGCTAGTCATCAGCCCTTCATCAAATGCTTGTGATGGACTAATTTCCACAACATCAATTGCTCTACCTCAAATCTCCATAACCTCCAGATCTCCATCCAATTTTCCCCTTTGATTTGATGTTTCAACAAAATCAACAAATACCCAACAAAAATGGTTCAAAACCACCTCCAACTCATGGCAGATTCGCGGCttttccaaataaatcaagaacaGAATCCATGCATGGCAACACTACCTGGTTACCAAATTCTCTGAATCTACCAAAATTCGAGTTTAAATCACAAAGAAAAAAAGTCCCACCATGGCAGCACCCATATTCTATAGTCAGGATGTTGAATTGAGAGAAGAGAGAGCTCCATAAAGGGTGGAGCAAGAAGGGAAGAGAGCAAACAGGAAAGAAGAAAATGTAGATGGAGAAGACAGAGAATGATGAAGGCTTGCGGTCTTTTGTGCTTTTGCCTttactttttttattaaaaataaagtGCTTAAAATTATGGAATCCAAATGAAAGTGTCCAATTTGGTCGGTAATGGCCATTGACCACTTTTGGCTCTTCCATAGTGATAGAGTCATACCTATAGGTGTCAACCGACCATCATGTAAGGGATTTGAGACATCAAAACCCATTCCATAGTGGCGATTCCCCCAAACCAAATGGGTGGTAAGAATACGATCACGCATTCTGCAGTATTAGATATTAAGCCACTTCGACAACTTATGTGGCTAAACAAGGAGATGTATCTAGCagcatttttatcattttaatgCAACTATCTTGCTTTTCTTCATATAAAAAACGACATACGCTATATGCTTTAAAAGGATAGCATAATAGCACAAGATTGAAAACTTTACACAAGTATTTTTAATGCAACAATAATAAAGCAACAAACTAATTCATAGCAAAAAGTAGCCAAATCTTCTCCTTTGACATTTCAGAAGAGTCTAAAAGAGCAGAAAACCCTTCTGACCACAAAATTTATTTGGCAATAAAATTGAATATGTAAGTTATCTGTCTGATGTAAGCAAATTAATAAACTCCAAAGTATGAAAATAAAGTATAACCAATGGTATAAACGTCTATAAGATTTCAGAGAAATACAAATGGCAAACATATACCGTGAGATTCCAGGGCCTTTCCGGTTCTGCACAAAGAAGGTCATAAAGTACTCCTGTGGGAATATACCTGAAAAAAGCATGAAAATTTCAGTTAAGAGAAATGAAAGATAAGCAGATACCTTCAAGAAAACTTATACAATTAAGCAAAAAGTTTTTGTGCCAATGTGCATGAAACAGTGATCGTCCCAAATAACAGCTACCAAGAATATGCATTCTTTAGTCAATATAATGTTGATAAGCAAAAGTTACGCTATGGTGACATGAGAAGTCCAGTGCTGGACAGAAAACTTtaaataaaacaataaaaatagtCTATGTCATACAAAACAACATTTCCAATTGAGAAAAAACAGTagcaaataacaaaattactctttttctttttccataaCCATGCACTCAAGTGTGAAAGAGCTTTGGTAGAAGTTTTAATCAAGAGAAAGTGACAGTAATTGAGTTCAAATTGTAAAATATTCCTCATTTACTagatttttttattcttcttcatTCTGAATTTCTTACGCACCACCCCGATTGTGCAACATACTGCAGGAAACAGAATGCATCACCATGGGTAGGCATCAATTCCGGAGTCTCCTGCTCATCACCATGGTCTAACAGGTAGTGTAGACCATAGCCCAATAGGTTAAGTAGCATGCAAGTATAATTTATGGAAAGAGAAAATGGTAATGAACGGTAATATTAGGTATGCTATTGAGAGGTGACACAAAGTGCCAAATAAAGCAATGAAAGAAGCACGCTTTTATATATATCCTTCAAGGCCAATAAGTATAATTTTTTATCAAGTGACTTACTCGTGGTATGGTACATGTTACTTGCAAATCAGCATATTTACATTGACTGATGTTTCAAAAGAATACAATTATGATAATATTATCCATGCTACTAGAAATGAAGCCATCTACTAAAACTTGTTCACGTAAAGCACATTATACCATTTGAGAGGCAATCCTTGGTACTCAAACCAGACAGTGTCAGAACCAGGAGGAAGCGTACTGCTGAAGAAAGGTTTAATTTGTGGCACCAAGAGAGGCAGATATCCTATGCGAGGAGCCAAAATCTGAAACAGAGAAACTGGATCTGTTACTTCATCAGGAAAACCAAATCATCTTACAAAGCCAAAGGTTTACTAATAGGTGCTACGCCTGAGCAGGATTCTCAAACCAAAACAGCAAATGCTACTGGGATGcagtaaaagaaattaagcagAAGTCTTATAAGATTGGCTACATCTAACCAAATCTCATTATCATCTCCAAGCGAAATACTCCACTGTTCAAGTAATTGGTGTTACCCAGTACAAACTCTTGAATTGGCACAGAAACATCAAAATTAGAGCCATCATAGTTCTCATCTTCGGCAAGCCATGCAGAATTTTAAAGTCAAAGACTAATAACAGGAagtattattcttttaaagaaGAAGTGGGGTTGCAAGGAGTTTGGCAGCCAACTATATTTACGATTAGCAATGAATAAAATTTCATCAGGGGTCCTTCATACACAAACTGTGAATACATAAACATCACTCCCTTAAGAGTTCAGCACAAAAGACATTGTCTTGACAAATCTCAAGGAAGAGACAAGGGAAAAGTCTAAAAACATGGTCCGAGGTAAGAGTCTCCTATCAAACTACTGCAGCTTGTTCCCAGTGCGTCAATTTACTGTAGCTGCCGCCCAGCTAAGAGTTCATACTACGGAGAATGTCTGAGTATATCGTCACATTTACACTCACACTAAGAGTATTAGCCACTCACGCAAGCTACAAGCTTAGTAGATACTATCTCACATCCGTTACGGTCCAATGAAAGCTTAAAACTTGTTCCTAGCACTGATAAAAATATCATCCCTTCATTTTAGTATCTAAAAATTCTTCCTTTAGAAAAGCATCCCTAAGAAATCCAGTTGGGCATAATCGCAGATCGACGCATTTATCAGATAAGAATATTCTCAAACTCTATACATTCTTGTTGCTGGAAAATACACTGTAGCTATTCTACATGCTAGTCATCAATGGCACGCTTTAGCGCAATGAAAACCCATCAATACCAGGTTGCCATTAAGCTCAATACAACGATCAATACTAATTAAGAGATCAATCATGAATACTCTTGTAGTATTACAGtctataaaaaagaaaagtctaGGAGACAATCATAACCCCgaaaaagcaaggaaagaaaaaacactcaacaaaataaagaaaagataaaaaaagaagggaaaatataaaaattgcaATAAATGGGGAAAGGTACCAGGGCAGGGGAAGGGGGAGGAAGAGTGGTGACTTCAGATTCATGAAGATGGATTTGAAGAGGGATGGCTCCTTCCCATACGTATTTCTGGGCTTCTGTTGCCGTTTTACTTCCCATTGACTGATTCACTGCacaattcttcttcttccttcttcttttccttccacAATTACTCCTCTgacctctctctcttttttctgtcGAGTCTCAGGGGGGGTTTAAACCAGCTGCTCTTTCATCAGTTTCGTGATGCCCGGGTTAAACCCCAAAGTTGTCAAACACAAATAATCAAAGACTCGGACTAGTCAAGGAGTCGAGTCTCATCCCACGTTTCTAAGTTCGCACAGTGGATCCTTATTTTTTAGGACCACCGGTAAGGGCATGCCCCCGTATTTTAGGTGTATAGcggctctcttttttttttttttttacagagtGAGTATTCAGGTCAATCTTTACGGAGCTCCGACTAATTCCACTTCGGTCCGGAGAGGAGACCCCACTCCACTCGAGCACGGTGACAAGGGGGCTCGAACCCTGGTTGCCCAGGAAGGTCCACCATACCCTAAAGAGGGGAGCGGACCATTCGAGCTGACCCTTGGGAGCATATAGCGGCTCTCATATATTGCTCATTAATACGGTACAGCATTCCAACACTGTACTCGCACACGATAATGGGATTCAAACACATGAGCATATGGTAGTAATATTCAAACACATGAGGACACGTCTCTTGAGACTATCGATCGCTTAGACCGCTTACAAAAATTCTTACAAATTACCATTCGACAATAGAATTCAAACACACGAGCATGCGAGGGTGTGCTCCAAAACTACAGGTGCTTATAAGATTTCTTATAAATCACCCATCAATATAGTTCTGATATCAACAGCTAATTCAAACACGTGACCCCGTTTTCGAAAATATAATCCGTTCTTATCCAttaaatcaacttgtattgatATAGATCTTTATTTTCCATAAACATCCTTTTTCCCTAGTACTTACTATATTGTTATTTTGAATAACTATCTCGACTAGTTTTTTTGCTTCCACTTTAATGGTATCTCGACTAGCTTATTGAGCATTAGGAGACCTAAATTTTATTATCCACAatttcttttctccattttcAAATTTGCCCTCTCAATCAATCACTACTTACAGACTCAAAGTTCCTCATATTTTAATGCTACATCAATTTTCAATAACATCACTTCTCATATCAAATTAAATACCACGGCAATTGATTTGTGATCGACAACGTTTTCGTAACCCTACAAATATTACCATATTTTGAACACAATCTTGCAATAAAAAATCAATTAACTAGGATAAGCCTCGAGGTATATTTAAAATCTTAGGGAAAAAGGGAATGTACAAACTAATACTACTATTACTTATTGAGTGGTGTGTGTGTCATCTAATGTAGTGCAAATTCTTCATCCACTTCTTGTGACGAAGTGTTTTCTTAAATGCACCCCTTGTAGTTTAAAAATATTTACTTACACCTCTTGTACTTTGAATATAAGCGGAAAACATGTAGAAACAAACTTCACTGCTGGAGATTTCATTATACATAATGCAACTAATTATTTGATTCTAACTATGTGAGGTCTTAATAACACTTTTCTTTTACAAATAGTGCAACTAATTATTTGATTCTAACATTTTTCATCACCCTTGGTTCTCTCTTCATCTAGGGggtattttcaaaaaaaaaaatgtttctaaAATTTAACATTACTCGAATTTGGCATATTTAGTAGTTCGTCTAGCAGAGTGCGGTCTGCAGATTCTGTCAGTAATTTGATTAGGATTAAAAACTAACAATAAAAACTTCATTATAAAagagaaaacaacaaaaattttagacccaaaaaaaaaaaaatcgctcCTAAAATGGCAAAAAGCCCAAAATCCATTAGCTAATGAAAGCAAAAATCGGAAGCAAAGGTCGCAAGTAGCAAGTCTCCATCATCCTCCTCAGTCCGTCCTTCCTCGGCCATCTTTGTCAGCTACCAGAAGGAAAGCCTCTTCAAGCACCAAATTTACACGCACAACACACACTGACTCTATCTAtcgctctctccctctctctctctgtagTTGTAGCATTTCCATCACCCCCAGAAAGCTCCCTTAGCTCACAATCCACagccctctgccccttccccacCCATCCCAACCCTAGAGTGCCCCAGACAAATAAGCACAAGGATTGGAACCCAGAAGTTTGATTCTTTTTTTGCCGCTTCAAATGTGAAAATTATCAAGAACCCACTTCAGAAATCACGGAAATGATGTTAGGGGCCGTCCAATTTGGAGTATTGGCGGCCTGTATAGTACTCTTTGTACCCATGGGAATGGCGGGTTGGCACTTGAGTCGCAACAAAATGCTGTTTTTTAGCGGTGCCCTTTTCATTACTCTTGCGGTAGGCGTTCATCTAACCCcttattttccttctttttccgcTTTTATTCCATCATCATCGTCTTTGCCTTCATCACCAACTGTTGTAGCTTCTTCTGTAAATCGTGATTCTTGCATTTCCTCTTTACACGAAATTGAATTTCATAATCAAGATTCTAGAAATAATGACAGTACTAGTGAAAAGAAGTCTTGGAAATGGGTAGATTCTAATAAGGGTGTAGTGGATTGTGAGTTTCAGAAGTTGAGTAAATCTGATGCTTCTGATTTGTTAAACGGGTCGTGGGTCGTTGTTGCTGGTGATTCACAGGCGAGGTTGATGGTGGTTTCTTTGTTAGAATTATTAATGGGATTGGACGAGATAGAAAGGGTTAGAGGGGATTTGTTCAAGAGGCATAGTGATTACCACACCACTGTGGACGTGATCGGGATGAAGTTGGATTTTATCTGGGCGCCATATGTTAGTAACTTGACGGATTTGATGGTTGAATTTAGGGAGAAAAGGTACCATCCAGATGTTTTTGTGATTGGGTCAGGGTTGTGGGATATGTTACACGTGAATAATGCAACTGATTATGGTGTTTCAGTGAGCAGGTTGAAGGATTCGTTGATGCCACTTTTACCTGTTACTCCAGAATTTGAATTTGAGGATAGGCCGGTAGTAGTTCGCTCACCTCTTATGTTTTGGCTCGGGATGCCAACATTGATAAACTCGATTTTGAATACAGAGGAGAAAAGAGCGAAGATGACTGATGCAATGTGGTATGCTTATGATGAGCAGATTTACAAAAGTAAGCTAGTGCGGAATTTTGGAGGACCTCTTTTCTTATTGGATATTCACTATTTGAGTAGCGGATGTGGAAGGACATGTACAGTAGATGGGATGCATTATGATGGAATTGTTTATGAAGCTGCTGTACATATCATGTTGAACGCGTTGCTCATTGAGTCCCAACAGAGGTTGTCGTGATGCAATTTTGgtttagttagttaattaaggAAACCAGAAGCATGGAGGAGCAAAATCATTCTTCCATGAGTTTCAGCTCTAGTTGCTTCAATGTTTCATGTATGATTCTTTCAAGCCCACTTCCCTTGATATGGGAAGTTTTGTATTAGTTGTTGGTTTATAGGTTCATTTTTGCCCCCCTTGATAATTTGTATCCATACAGACACTTACAAAACTTGTATTTCATAGTCAAGGAAGCCACTCCTGTATCTCATTCAATTTTGATGTGAAGAGATACAATGATCTGAATTGATGTTTTTCCACATTAGTTATGAATGTTTCTGATACATACTTGTCAATTTTAAGAATTTGATGTAGATGCTTTGTTAAATTACTTCATTTGATTCTTGAGTGGTAGTTCTGAATATGAATTTTGGGATGGTGTAACGTCCTCTGTTGAGAAGAAAGCTACACGTATGCTTTCTGCCACGTAGTTAGGGTATCTAACTTTCTCATTCTCTATAGTTGGTAAGTTGACAATGATgatacttcttttttttcttacttAGAGGATCAATATTGGTTCCCTACTTACCCCCGTGATGATTCGAACCTGTGACCTATCAGTTACGGGTGAAACATCTTAACTAGGCCATGCTTCGTTGTCAACAATGATGATACTTCTTTTTAAGCAAATATACGCCACGTTTTGTTTCATCCCTGCATATTTATGTGATTGACCAAGCAATGATCTAGGACTATAGGGTACGCCGCATGATTGTAGTTCAGTTCATAATGATACTGTAGAGCATATCCTTCCTGCCACAAGCTTGTTCTTCATCTGCATCTGAACTTGAGGCTACATGCTGTCTTTTATCTCTCCTGTAGTAAATAAAGAATTAATCAAACAGTTAACTCTTCTGCATAATGTGTATGGAATTAATCCTGCATACACCTGAGTTGTATTTTCATCATTCAAATTCTCTAATTAACAGATATTAGGAAACCAATGTTGGCAAGCATCTTCAGTTTACCACTTTACCTAAGCTGTTGCTGGGATTATCTTTGGTGCCTCTTGCTTGCTTGTGGTTGGTTCTATATTGAAACCTATTGTGACAGGTTTTGCTGTCAATTCTGCAGTCAATGGCTGCCACTGAATTATGCTAGGTAGAACATCTATCTTGGATTTTCAAAAAACACAAGTGCTGAGCTTGAACCCACCTTTTCATGTCAATGCACCACTCACTTGTCCAGTGATATTCTGTAATTTGGCAGAGAAGTGACATTCTAAGAATAACCATTTGCAAATCCCCAGGAGTTTTATCTCCCTATTACCTTGGACCATGGATTGAAGGGTGATTTTGAAGATAGCTGCTTATGTATGGTGTTAACAGAATAAGTAAAAGATAATTGTGTCTATcaacaaagagagaaaaatttttaaaataaaaataaaaaagcataTAGGAATGGTCCTTAATTTCTTATGGTAATTCATGATCATCCAGTTGATCTATTGAATAATGGACCAGATTCAGTGTAATAGAACTGATGTATAATCACTCTGTTGTATTTGGTTAGGTTTTAGGATTCAGTGGTCAGGAGAACTGAATATTTAGCTGAAGCAGATTGGCAAGTCGAAGCCTTTTCTATGGAATTTTAGAATTGGCAAGAAACTATAATGGTATCAAGCATTAGGTGCAAATATGATTGATGGAATAGTTAAATTATGAACCTATTATTTGTTTCTCATCAGCAGTAGAGAACTGATTATTTGATGAAGTTGTAAATGGATTGTTTGTGGACGTATTGATTCTGTCCTTGGACTTTAGAACATTGGATTAAAGCAGTAATAGGAAGTTCTTAGATacgcaagaagaaagaaggatagGAGGAGGATAATATGTAGGACTACAAGGCAATACCATGTTAAAAGTCATGCCTCTAAATCTTGGCCTTGTTTGGCAAACGAGtttaaaattttccagattctcaGTGAggtgagaaccattaaactTCTGTTAGAAGAAGACTGAGGTCTAGTTACTCCAATAATGCGTCAATGCCAGAAGGTCTTAATTAAGGGACCGATGGAGTATTGATCGGTAGAGATTTTGTTATCAGGGACAACCACCATCTGAAGGAAAAGGTCACTTTTTTTTCATGAACAAGCTTCAAATTCTGGACTTCAACATGGAGCCTGTTTAGTTGGCATTCGTCGAGTTTCAGAAGGATGGCAATTTCACAAACTCAATTGTAACCTAttcttcttttatcattttaacTTGTTAATTTTTGAACAGTTGAATGAATTAGCATAGAGCAACTTTGCCTTGATCTGCAGCGTGTCTTCATTACTTTTATCAGTTTATACTGTTTATATTCATTGGGCCTTGCACTTAGCAGCAACTGATAGACAAAATTCTCTTTCACTTTTTGCATGGCATGTTAAGAGAAGTCTTTTGAGGTTCATCGTTGATCTCGATACTGGCATATAGCTATCACAAAGTGAAGGCAAACAAATTTATAACTTCCACTTGGTGacaacagtttttttttttttttttgcaagtcTGTTGTGGAAGTGAAAATAGACTGCTACATAGACAGCTTGCTTGCTCTCTTCTCATTTTCAAGCTCCATGCGGTGCTCGAAAGGTGCCCTCCAATAAAAGTGAATACAAATTCTGTTGTACAACATATTTTGCCCTCAATGATGATCCAACACCATTTCCAAACCCCTAGCCTTGCCCCTTCCTCAAATTAAACCTCATTTCGGAAATGATACAGCAAAAAGAAAGAGCCACCAATACACCTCGTACTCCCTACCTTTGATTCAGGAGAGGGTCAGCAATAACAATATTATCTTTTCATTTCAGACAGGTTCTACTTTCAATAATCAAACTGCTTTCCTTCAAACGTCTGCCCATAATTCCAGTCCTTTGGAGCGACACTGTAAGATGCAAGGGTCACTCCATCACCATTGGTAAGCTCAAATGAGAGAGGTTGATTCTTCAAATCAGCATTTATGTGCCAATTCTGCCCCCAGTTCCTACCCATTGGAAGCCATCCGGTTCTTGAGCCTTTGATTTTCACAGCAACTATGTCTCCAGCACCTGCAACATTGCTGATTAACACTGATAGAAATATTCCAGCACCATTAACTGCAAAACGAACCCCTCCTTCCTTTCTACATTTGACCCTGTTCAagtaagaagaaaaaataagcATATGACTAAAAAAATCTTATCAAGAAACCTCTATCTCGTTATAGTTTTATATAAAGGATTTATAGTCATAGAGGAtgtttttacattttttaaCTAACACACTCTCTCCCGTGTCTTTTTGCCAATCACCTCTTATAAGTAGAAGTATGGTACCATAACTACCAGATACAAGATGTGCCATGGTCAACAGGATAAACAaaacccccaaaaaaagaaaagaaaaaaaaaaagaggaatgtACTACTTTTACCTTTGCATTTATATTACAACAAGCATAAAAAACTTGGCAAATTAATCAACACCACACCGTGTGACAAATTGCTTCTTGGTGCAAAAAGTATGTTGATAAGAGGGCCTAAAAAAGATTTTCACAGCTGACAACTTCAAGAAACAGCAAGGTGTTGAAATGAAGCTTCAATCATATCTGGACCATACGTCTTCTATAATACAACTTTTACCAACACTACAGCACACTTATACCTTCCAAGTCTCAATTCTCCTCTGCTACCTTAGTTAACCTCCCAACACTCCCAAATCATATCTGGGCACACTTTTCAGGTATCGTGTCCAGATTACCTACTTTCAAGAACTTATTTAAGTTTTTTTAAGAGCTAAATTTCTGCATATTCAAAAGAATAATTCGAACTAGtgaaaaaaaatctcaactaATTTCTCCAGACGTTTCAGAACAGAGACTGCAAAGAATTCATTAAGCCCAAAGTAGTTTTCTAATAAGTCCTGTATCTCTCAGACTCACCAGAGACTACAAAGGCTTCTATATTCAAGATTAAAGAGATTCTACAAGAAGCAACTTGAAGCCCTCTAAGTAATCATATTTCACTTACCGTATTCATATCAAAAATTTTATGCCATGGACATATTGAAAAATCTCAGAAGTTTCAGATGATATATCATCTTCCGTTGACTTTCAAGTTTCTCAAGTCTTTCTCGTGAGTCATTAGCCTACAATTTTTAACACCCATAATTTCAAAAAATCAGTCCAATTGTTTCAACATACTCCATGTACTAATTCAATAGGCAATACCTACAATAATCTTTTCTGATATCCTGAGTTTATAATCACAATGATTACCCAGAAATTTTTAGTCTTTCAGCATTAAAGGATGTTTAGAGTTTGCACTGAATAAAATTTGACTCCAAATTTCATACTTTCTGTAGTTCAATCACCTTATTACATGCTAAATAAGATCTTTACATCTTTAGTTCCTTTGGCATCCTGTCAAATTACAACTCtaatcacaaaaatattctaTTTCACCTTGTTGAAGCAAACTTTCTAAGGCTTTCTGCTGCATACATCAGATAGCTACACTAGTCAGTCACCGGTCCCACATCCATTCTCCATTGTAAAGATGATTGTGGTTTCACATTAACATTGGACCGGGATGGAATCTACATGTCACATCCCAAAACAACAAACGTAGACAAAATAGGTTATTCATTTGTTTGTGCCATGTTAAGTTTTCTAGATTAAGAACATAAGTCACATATATTTCTAATTTTATGCTCCTGaagaccctaaaaaaaaaaaaaagcaatatgaaataaaaacaaaccAACACTTTACCAactatttataaaattaaaaaaaattgtttacaGAATAGGCCTGAAAAAATAGATGCAGCTACAAATATACCATTACACGAGTAACTCTAGctcagacaaaaaaaaaacagcaggaaagaaaa
This window encodes:
- the LOC113702049 gene encoding protein ALTERED XYLOGLUCAN 9-like; translated protein: MMLGAVQFGVLAACIVLFVPMGMAGWHLSRNKMLFFSGALFITLAVGVHLTPYFPSFSAFIPSSSSLPSSPTVVASSVNRDSCISSLHEIEFHNQDSRNNDSTSEKKSWKWVDSNKGVVDCEFQKLSKSDASDLLNGSWVVVAGDSQARLMVVSLLELLMGLDEIERVRGDLFKRHSDYHTTVDVIGMKLDFIWAPYVSNLTDLMVEFREKRYHPDVFVIGSGLWDMLHVNNATDYGVSVSRLKDSLMPLLPVTPEFEFEDRPVVVRSPLMFWLGMPTLINSILNTEEKRAKMTDAMWYAYDEQIYKSKLVRNFGGPLFLLDIHYLSSGCGRTCTVDGMHYDGIVYEAAVHIMLNALLIESQQRLS